The Solanum lycopersicum chromosome 6, SLM_r2.1 genome has a window encoding:
- the LOC101255801 gene encoding probable transcription factor KAN2 isoform X1 — MELFPAQPDLSLQISPPNNKSSSSSTTTTTTWKAMSSNNNNIDRDEMDLFFLRRALESKPDNNNTLFELSLSNPNYKPSHHTQLINSSHFHPLQNTNFIHQQNQQQLNIMRPIRGIPLYNQNPLPLPLPLSHHHNNYPIFAHQTFENTAPTTTPTLPIHSSGYCISSFSNNSNKTIPNSSPTTIPFHHSNHQGGLMRSRFLSRFPKRTMRAPRMRWTSSLHARFVHAVELLGGHERATPKSVLELMDVKDLTLAHVKSHLQMYRTVKTTDRAAVPASSGQSEVFDNGSSGETSEDLMPDMENSKKPDLSDQQGKNSMHLQEIDYHGLWSNSSSRESWQLHGKHGDYPGNIPSLEKTVKNQHIDLEAKCLSYDRLSGEVSSSSITETSPKKPNLEFTLGRP; from the exons ATGGAGCTATTCCCAGCACAACCAGACTTATCTTTACAAATAAGTCCTCCAAACAacaaatcatcatcatcatcaacaacaacaacaacaacatggaAGGCTATgagtagtaataataacaatattgatAGAGATGAGATGGACTTATTCTTCTTGAGAAGAGCTTTAGAATCAAAACCTGATAACAACAATACTCTTTTTGAGCTTTCTTTATCTAATCCTAATTATAAACCTTCTCATCATACTCAACTAATTAACTCTTCCCATTTTCATCCCCTACAAAACACAAATTTCATCcaccaacaaaatcaacaacaacTTAATATCATGAGACCTATAAGAGGAATTCCATTGTACAATCAAAaccctcttcctcttcctcttcctctttctCATCATCATAATAACTACCCAATATTTGCTCACCAAACCTTTGAAAATACTGCTCCTACAACAACACCTACATTACCTATACATTCTTCTGGATATTGTATTAGTAGTTTTAGTAACAATAGTAACAAAACTATACCTAATTCCTCACCAACAACTATCCCTTTTCATCATTCTAATCATCAAGGTGGGCTAATGCGATCTAGATTTTTATCAAGGTTCCCTAAACGTACCATGAGAGCGCCACGTATGCGATGGACTAGTAGTCTTCATGCCAGATTTGTTCATGCTGTTGAGCTCTTGGGTGGCCATGAAA GAGCAACACCCAAATCAGTTCTTGAGCTAATGGATGTGAAAGATCTCACTTTGGCACATGTTAAATCCCATCTACAG ATGTATAGGACGGTCAAGACTACCGATAGAGCAGCAGTTCCAGCTTCTTCAG GCCAATCTGAGGTATTCGATAATGGGTCTTCTGGGGAAACTTCAGAGGATTTAATGCCTGACatggaaaattcaaaaaagCCTGATTTATCTGATCAACAAGGCAAAAATAGTATGCATCTTCAAGAGATAGATTATCATGGTCTTTGGAGCAACTCTTCGAG CAGAGAAAGTTGGCAGCTGCATGGCAAACATGGTGACTACCCTGGGAACATCCCATCTCTTGAG AAAACAGTGAAAAATCAGCATATAGATTTGGAAGCAAAATGTTTAAGCTATGATAGATTATCAGGAGAAGTGAGCTCTTCAAGTATAACAGAGACAAGTCCAAAGAAGCCTAATTTGGAGTTCACTTTGGGAAGGCCTTGA
- the LOC101255801 gene encoding probable transcription factor KAN2 isoform X2 — protein sequence MELFPAQPDLSLQISPPNNKSSSSSTTTTTTWKAMSSNNNNIDRDEMDLFFLRRALESKPDNNNTLFELSLSNPNYKPSHHTQLINSSHFHPLQNTNFIHQQNQQQLNIMRPIRGIPLYNQNPLPLPLPLSHHHNNYPIFAHQTFENTAPTTTPTLPIHSSGYCISSFSNNSNKTIPNSSPTTIPFHHSNHQGGLMRSRFLSRFPKRTMRAPRMRWTSSLHARFVHAVELLGGHERATPKSVLELMDVKDLTLAHVKSHLQMYRTVKTTDRAAVPASSGQSEVFDNGSSGETSEDLMPDMENSKKPDLSDQQGKNSMHLQEIDYHGLWSNSSRESWQLHGKHGDYPGNIPSLEKTVKNQHIDLEAKCLSYDRLSGEVSSSSITETSPKKPNLEFTLGRP from the exons ATGGAGCTATTCCCAGCACAACCAGACTTATCTTTACAAATAAGTCCTCCAAACAacaaatcatcatcatcatcaacaacaacaacaacaacatggaAGGCTATgagtagtaataataacaatattgatAGAGATGAGATGGACTTATTCTTCTTGAGAAGAGCTTTAGAATCAAAACCTGATAACAACAATACTCTTTTTGAGCTTTCTTTATCTAATCCTAATTATAAACCTTCTCATCATACTCAACTAATTAACTCTTCCCATTTTCATCCCCTACAAAACACAAATTTCATCcaccaacaaaatcaacaacaacTTAATATCATGAGACCTATAAGAGGAATTCCATTGTACAATCAAAaccctcttcctcttcctcttcctctttctCATCATCATAATAACTACCCAATATTTGCTCACCAAACCTTTGAAAATACTGCTCCTACAACAACACCTACATTACCTATACATTCTTCTGGATATTGTATTAGTAGTTTTAGTAACAATAGTAACAAAACTATACCTAATTCCTCACCAACAACTATCCCTTTTCATCATTCTAATCATCAAGGTGGGCTAATGCGATCTAGATTTTTATCAAGGTTCCCTAAACGTACCATGAGAGCGCCACGTATGCGATGGACTAGTAGTCTTCATGCCAGATTTGTTCATGCTGTTGAGCTCTTGGGTGGCCATGAAA GAGCAACACCCAAATCAGTTCTTGAGCTAATGGATGTGAAAGATCTCACTTTGGCACATGTTAAATCCCATCTACAG ATGTATAGGACGGTCAAGACTACCGATAGAGCAGCAGTTCCAGCTTCTTCAG GCCAATCTGAGGTATTCGATAATGGGTCTTCTGGGGAAACTTCAGAGGATTTAATGCCTGACatggaaaattcaaaaaagCCTGATTTATCTGATCAACAAGGCAAAAATAGTATGCATCTTCAAGAGATAGATTATCATGGTCTTTGGAGCAACTCTTCGAG AGAAAGTTGGCAGCTGCATGGCAAACATGGTGACTACCCTGGGAACATCCCATCTCTTGAG AAAACAGTGAAAAATCAGCATATAGATTTGGAAGCAAAATGTTTAAGCTATGATAGATTATCAGGAGAAGTGAGCTCTTCAAGTATAACAGAGACAAGTCCAAAGAAGCCTAATTTGGAGTTCACTTTGGGAAGGCCTTGA
- the WRKY31 gene encoding WRKY transcription factor 31 produces MAASSFSFPTSSSSFMTTSFTDLLASDDYPTKGLADRIAERTGSGVPKFKSLPPPSLPLSPPPFSPSSYFAIPPGLSPTELLDSPVLLSSSNLLPSPTTGSFPSRAFNWKSSSHQDVKQEDKNYSDFSFQPQVGTAASSISQSQTNHVPLGQQAWNCQEPTKQNDQNANGRSEFNTVQNFMQNNNDQNNSGNQYNQSIREQKRSDDGYNWRKYGQKQVKGSENPRSYYKCTYPNCPTKKKVERSLDGQITEIVYKGNHNHPKPQSTRRSSSSTASSAFQSYNTQTNEIPDHQSYGSNGQMDSVATPENSSISFGDDDHEHTSQKSSRSRGDDLDEEEPDSKRWKRENESEGVSALGGSRTVREPRVVVQTTSDIDILDDGYRWRKYGQKVVKGNPNPRSYYKCTSTGCPVRKHVERASQDIRSVITTYEGKHNHDVPAARGSGNHSINRPMAPTIRPTVTSHQSNYQVPLQSIRPQQSEMGAPFTLEMLQKPNNYGFSGYANSGDSYENQVQDNNVFSRTKDEPRDDLFMESLLC; encoded by the exons atgGCTGCTTCAAGTTTCTCTTTTCccacttcatcttcttcattcatGACGACTTCTTTCACCGACCTTCTTGCTTCTGATGATTATCCAACCAAAGGACTTGCTGATAGAATTGCAGAGAGGACTGGTTCTGGAGTTCCTAAATTCAAATCTCTTCCACCTCCTTCACTTCCATTATCGCCTCCTCCTTTTTCGCCTTCCTCTTACTTTGCTATTCCTCCTGGTTTAAGTCCAACTGAACTTTTAGACTCCCCTGTTCTTTTGTCTTCTTCAAAC CTTCTTCCATCTCCGACGACTGGGAGTTTTCCATCTCGTGCTTTTAATTGGAAGAGCAGTAGTCATCAGGATGTGAAACAGGAAGACAAAAACTACTCAGATTTTTCTTTCCAGCCTCAAGTAGGGACAGCTGCATCATCAATCTCTCAATCTCAAACTAACCATGTCCCTCTG GGGCAGCAAGCATGGAATTGTCAAGAGCCCACAAAACAGAATGATCAAAATGCTAATGGAAGATCCGAATTCAACACTGTACAGAATTTTATGCAGAATAATAATGATCAGAACAATAGTGGAAACCAATACAATCAGAGTATAAGGGAGCAGAAAAGGTCAGATGACGGATACAATTGGAGGAAATACGGGCAGAAACAAGTAAAAGGTAGTGAAAATCCGAGAAGCTACTACAAGTGTACATACCCAAATTGTCCCACCAAGAAGAAGGTTGAGAGATCTTTAGATGGTCAAATTACTGAAATTGTGTACAAGGGTAATCACAACCATCCAAAGCCTCAGTCTACCAGAAGATCGTCATCATCCACAGCTTCATCTGCATTCCAATCTTACAATACACAAACTAATGAAATTCCAGATCATCAATCCTATGGTTCAAATGGACAAATGGATTCCGTTGCAACACCTGAGAATTCTTCGATTTCATTTGGGGATGATGATCATGAACACACTTCTCAAAAGAGTAGTAGGTCAAGAGGAGATGATCTTGATGAAGAGGAACCAGACTCAAAAAGATG GAAAAGAGAAAACGAAAGTGAAGGTGTATCTGCACTAGGAGGGAGTAGGACAGTTAGAGAACCTAGAGTTGTAGTTCAAACTACGAGTGACATCGATATCCTAGATGATGGTTATAGATGGAGGAAGTATGGTCAAAAAGTAGTGAAAGGAAATCCTAATCCCAG GAGCTACTACAAATGCACAAGTACGGGATGTCCAGTAAGAAAACATGTGGAAAGGGCATCACAAGACATAAGGTCAGTGATAACAACCTATGAAGGGAAGCACAACCATGATGTTCCAGCAGCAAGGGGCAGTGGCAACCACTCAATTAACCGACCTATGGCACCGACCATAAGGCCTACTGTGACATCTCATCAATCCAACTATCAAGTTCCATTACAAAGTATAAGGCCACAACAGTCTGAAATGGGAGCACCCTTTACACTAGAGATGTTGCAGAAGCCTAATAATTATGGTTTCTCAGGATATGCAAATTCAGGGGATTCATATGAAAACCAAGTTCAGGACAATAATGTGTTTTCGAGAACTAAGGACGAGCCTCGAGATGACTTGTTTATGGAGTCATTGCTTTGCTGA